In one window of Danaus plexippus chromosome 7, MEX_DaPlex, whole genome shotgun sequence DNA:
- the LOC116771015 gene encoding nuclear valosin-containing protein-like, which produces MKKHQTRQKTINDPVIVSRVKNYLAENVDKTFVDVSQMARSLKERYREYSNRSDNAFCQLVESAYKVVLQSYGLDGASTSEGSEEESDLELLDENNSELNDRLLAMYKMQDKKRPPVIRRANDKSGEPIDILSSDEDGSAAPKIPKINDQITITPHIPNRNTNSTAVESPAREKSQPIQNIADKKRKLESNKSAQPKKKPELGTVKNVKVSFEDIGGISDIITQICDLVLHMKHPEVYAKLGIKCPRGALLHGPPGTGKTLLAHAIAGKLQLPLIAVTGTELVGGVSGESEERIRELFERATTVAPCILFIDEIDAVCGNRMNAQKEMEKRMVAQLLASLDSLNENSASVLILAATNNPDSLDPALRRAGRLEQEITLGIPSLKARKEILLILCKNLALGDDVNMNNLAQITPGFVGADLQALVNKASTYAVKRIFAKISQNRIENVKEVMENKDNEDKIPNGENSNEEIVKESDVVVTDNVLEPSIQDSTTEAVNSQETDHGSGIIESVQKAPEIEIKPIDPVDEVLSLLENTHPYTSEQLSGLAIIQEDFLKALKTTKPCAVREGIVTVPDVTWDDVGSLNQVRKDLQLAVLAPVKYPEQLKKLGLSSPSGVLLCGPPGCGKTLLAKAVANEAGVNFISVKGPELLNMYVGESERAVRTCFRRARNSAPCVIFFDEFDALCPRRSSHDNNGAARVVNQLLTEMDGIESREGVFVLAASNRPDIIDPAVLRPGRLDRIMYVGMPATEDRYDILQKLTKGGTKPSLSPDVDLRVIADVTEGYTGADLSGLVRAAATYSLTNHIANGTLDGEIFVSFEDFRSALSKCKPSISQKEQLHYEKLRIKYSGSIYERDMLMETEPTNEESMDTV; this is translated from the coding sequence ATGAAGAAACATCAAACTCgacaaaaaactattaatgatCCAGTCATTGTATCCCGggtaaaaaattatcttgCTGAAAATGTGGATAAGACATTCGTTGATGTTAGCCAAATGGCGCGTTCTCTTAAAGAGCGCTATCGTGAATACAGCAACAGAAGCGATAATGCATTTTGTCAACTGGTTGAAAGTGCCTACAAAGTGGTATTACAGAGCTACGGATTGGATGGAGCTTCCACGTCAGAGGGCTCCGAGGAGGAATCTGATTTAGAGTTATTAGACGAAAACAACAGTGAATTGAATGATCGCTTATTAGCTATGTATAAAATGCAGGATAAAAAACGACCGCCGGTCATTCGTCGAGCTAATGACAAATCTGGTGAACCCATAGATATATTGAGCAGTGACGAAGATGGCAGCGCAGCCCCAAAAATACCCAAAATAAATGATCAAATAACTATTACACCCCACATACCAAATCGAAATACAAATAGTACAGCGGTAGAAAGTCCTGCACGTGAGAAATCGCAACCGATTCAGAATATAGCagataaaaaaaggaaattggAGTCAAATAAAAGTGCACAACCTAAGAAAAAACCTGAACTTGGTACTGTTAAAAATGTCAAGGTTAGTTTTGAAGATATCGGTGGTATATCAGatattataacacaaatttGTGATCTTGTGTTGCACATGAAACATCCGGAAGTGTATGCAAAACTGGGAATTAAATGTCCAAGAGGAGCTCTGTTGCATGGACCTCCAGGCACTGGGAAGACATTGTTAGCACATGCTATTGCAGGAAAACTTCAATTACCTCTTATCGCTGTTACTGGTACTGAACTAGTTGGAGGAGTCTCGGGAGAATCTGAAGAACGAATCAGGGAGCTGTTTGAAAGGGCCACAACGGTTGCACCATGTATCTTATTTATAGACGAAATAGATGCTGTGTGTGGAAACAGAATGAATGCTCAAAAAGAGATGGAAAAAAGAATGGTTGCTCAACTGCTTGCTAGCTTAGATAGCTTAAATGAAAACAGCGCCTCAGTTCTTATACTTGCTGCTACAAATAATCCTGATTCTTTGGACCCTGCACTCAGGAGGGCTGGTCGCCTTGAACAGGAGATAACTTTAGGAATACCTTCACTAAAGGcgagaaaagaaatattactaattctATGTAAAAATCTAGCTCTCGGTGATGATGTTAACATGAATAACTTGGCTCAGATAACTCCCGGTTTTGTAGGTGCTGATTTACAAGCTCTTGTTAACAAAGCAAGCACATATGCTGTTAAGAGAATCTTTGCTAAAATAAGtcagaatagaatagaaaatgTTAAGGAAGTTATGGAAAACAAAGATAACGAAGATAAAATACCGAATGGTGAGAATAGTAATGAAGAAATTGTTAAGGAATCTGATGTAGTAGTGACTGATAATGTTTTGGAACCATCAATACAGGATAGCACCACTGAGGCAGTGAACTCTCAGGAAACCGATCATGGTAGTGGAATCATTGAATCAGTACAGAAAGCACCAGAAATTGAGATTAAACCAATAGACCCAGTTGATGAAGTCTTAAGCCTTCTCGAAAACACTCATCCTTATACTTCGGAACAGTTATCTGGATTGGCCATCATACAGGAAGATTTTCTAAAAGCCCTGAAAACAACCAAACCTTGTGCTGTAAGGGAAGGTATTGTCACAGTTCCTGATGTTACATGGGATGATGTAGGATCTTTAAATCAAGTTCGTAAAGATTTACAATTAGCTGTTCTAGCACCTGTGAAATATCCCGAGCAACTAAAGAAACTAGGATTGTCATCACCAAGTGGAGTTTTATTATGTGGCCCACCTGGATGTGGGAAGACTTTACTAGCAAAGGCTGTAGCTAATGAAGCTGGCGTAAACTTTATATCTGTGAAAGGTCCCGAATTGCTTAATATGTACGTCGGTGAAAGCGAGCGGGCAGTCCGCACATGTTTTAGACGCGCGAGAAATTCAGCTCCTTGTGTTATATTCTTCGACGAATTCGACGCTTTATGTCCTAGACGTAGCTCGCACGATAACAATGGAGCTGCGAGAGTGGTAAATCAACTGCTGACAGAAATGGATGGCATCGAAAGTCGAGAAGGCGTCTTCGTTCTGGCCGCATCCAATCGACCAGATATCATAGACCCTGCGGTGCTCCGACCAGGCAGGCTGGACAGGATCATGTATGTTGGGATGCCAGCTACAGAAGACCGTTACGATATATTGCAGAAACTGACTAAGGGAGGAACTAAACCGTCTCTCAGTCCGGATGTTGATTTACGAGTTATCGCGGATGTGACCGAAGGTTACACTGGCGCTGACTTATCTGGTCTGGTTAGAGCCGCTGCAACCTACTCATTAACCAATCATATCGCCAATGGCACTCTCGACGGCgaaatatttgtatcattCGAAGACTTCAGATCCGCTCTATCTAAATGTAAACCATCTATATCTCAAAAGGAGCAATTGCATTATGAGAAgttgagaataaaatattccggTAGTATATATGAAAGGGACATGCTGATGGAGACTGAACCTACTAATGAAGAATCTATGGATACTGTGTAA